In the Polyangiaceae bacterium genome, one interval contains:
- the hisG gene encoding ATP phosphoribosyltransferase, which translates to MKPLRVAVPKGRVTRAVAALFERAGLDAAVLHLDDRRLVRDSADGRFSFALLKPDDVPTYVEYGACDVGVCGRDVLLERRYDLLCPLDLGIGRCRLVVAAPKGSKIAAAPRVATKYVRTATEYFDARGVPADIIYVQGSVELAPLTGLSHAIVDLVETGTTLQENGLEERETIVAISSVLVANRAQYKLRHAEMTELIESLRGVLEPDGDSA; encoded by the coding sequence ATGAAGCCCTTGCGCGTGGCGGTGCCCAAGGGGCGAGTCACGCGAGCAGTCGCCGCGCTGTTCGAACGTGCTGGGCTCGACGCAGCAGTGCTGCACCTCGACGATCGACGCTTGGTCCGTGATAGCGCCGATGGTCGCTTCAGCTTTGCCCTGTTGAAGCCTGACGACGTGCCCACCTACGTCGAGTACGGGGCGTGCGATGTGGGCGTATGCGGGCGCGACGTACTCTTGGAGCGACGGTACGATCTGCTGTGCCCTTTGGACTTGGGCATCGGACGCTGTCGGTTGGTGGTCGCCGCCCCAAAGGGGAGCAAGATCGCGGCTGCTCCGCGCGTGGCGACCAAGTACGTGCGCACGGCGACGGAGTACTTCGATGCACGTGGGGTACCGGCGGACATCATCTATGTCCAAGGCTCCGTGGAACTAGCGCCGCTGACCGGGCTGAGTCACGCCATCGTCGACCTGGTGGAGACTGGAACCACCTTGCAGGAGAATGGGCTCGAGGAGCGGGAGACCATCGTGGCGATCTCCAGCGTTCTCGTCGCGAATCGAGCGCAATACAAGCTGCGCCACGCCGAAATGACGGAGCTCATCGAGAGCTTGCGCGGCGTGCTCGAACCAGACGGAGATTCGGCATGA
- the murA gene encoding UDP-N-acetylglucosamine 1-carboxyvinyltransferase, with product MDAIVIRGGRPLSGNIRVGGAKNAALPILCATLLSDGESLLRNVPGLRDIDTTAALLRFLGRDVEVDTPRVVVRAASRDARPEAPYELVRQMRASVLVLGPLVARYGKARVSLPGGCAIGARPIDQHLKGLEALGATISVEHGYVVAEAPRLRGAEIVFDLPTVTGTENLMMAAALAKGRTTLVNAAREPEVEELARMLNKMGARIEGAGTAVIHVTGADELAPCDHAIISDRIEAGTFMAAVGATGGEILLEHAPLEDLEPVVVKLRKAGLTVQREGEHVRVARHGTLRAVDVTTAPHPGFPTDMQAQFMALMSVAEGRSVLTETIFENRFMHVPELCRMGADIDTRNNTAFVQGVKELSGASVMATDLRASASLVIAGLVAQGATTVRRVYHLDRGYEHIESKLAGVGADIQRVTLEGPP from the coding sequence ATGGACGCCATCGTCATCCGCGGCGGCCGGCCCCTGTCGGGAAACATTCGCGTCGGCGGCGCCAAGAACGCCGCTCTGCCCATCCTGTGCGCGACGTTGCTCTCCGACGGTGAAAGCCTCCTGCGCAATGTCCCCGGGCTCAGAGACATCGATACCACCGCGGCCTTGCTGCGCTTTCTCGGCCGTGACGTAGAAGTCGACACACCCCGTGTCGTCGTGCGAGCCGCTAGCCGCGACGCTCGACCAGAGGCACCCTACGAGTTGGTGCGTCAGATGCGAGCCAGCGTGCTCGTTCTGGGGCCTCTGGTGGCGCGCTACGGCAAGGCTCGAGTCTCCCTGCCCGGTGGTTGCGCCATCGGCGCTCGTCCGATCGACCAGCACCTCAAGGGTCTGGAGGCGCTGGGCGCCACCATCTCCGTCGAACATGGGTATGTGGTCGCCGAGGCGCCGCGCCTGCGTGGAGCGGAGATTGTTTTCGATCTGCCGACGGTCACCGGCACCGAGAACCTGATGATGGCGGCGGCCCTGGCCAAAGGACGCACGACGCTGGTCAACGCGGCGCGCGAGCCGGAGGTGGAAGAGCTGGCTCGCATGCTCAACAAGATGGGTGCGCGAATCGAAGGCGCAGGCACCGCGGTCATCCACGTTACAGGCGCCGACGAACTCGCGCCCTGCGACCACGCGATCATCTCCGACCGCATCGAGGCGGGAACCTTCATGGCCGCGGTGGGCGCCACGGGCGGGGAAATCCTGCTCGAGCACGCACCTCTGGAGGACCTGGAGCCCGTGGTCGTGAAGCTGCGCAAGGCCGGGCTCACCGTACAGCGAGAGGGCGAACACGTGCGTGTCGCTCGCCATGGCACGCTGCGCGCCGTGGACGTGACGACCGCGCCACACCCCGGTTTCCCCACGGACATGCAGGCGCAGTTCATGGCACTGATGAGCGTGGCCGAGGGACGTAGCGTGCTCACGGAGACTATCTTCGAGAATCGCTTCATGCACGTCCCGGAGCTGTGCCGCATGGGGGCCGACATCGACACCCGCAACAACACTGCCTTCGTGCAAGGTGTGAAAGAGCTTTCCGGCGCGTCCGTGATGGCCACGGATCTCCGCGCCAGCGCTTCTCTCGTCATCGCAGGTTTGGTCGCTCAGGGTGCGACGACCGTGCGGCGCGTCTATCACCTCGACCGCGGATACGAACACATCGAGAGCAAGCTGGCCGGCGTCGGTGCCGACATCCAGCGCGTGACCCTCGAAGGGCCGCCATGA